In Mytilus edulis chromosome 7, xbMytEdul2.2, whole genome shotgun sequence, a single genomic region encodes these proteins:
- the LOC139483426 gene encoding chitin synthase chs-1-like — protein MNDRIIQCNNCSMYEAVLTMQHFVSRTFNTMETPTCNKSADNKRRIFVCTTMHQESSLEMDKLLASIRNISYSNLLKREHIVLESHIFLDNGADGQTIKQFGLQLMRLIENQCITNINQGVMLFTPYGLQLSWEVNKTTPLFVHLKDVSKVKAKKRWSQIMYMEYILHYRTSNFWRYSDNFPIRPPYAGLHSIDTWNSPEELYETAQHDFTLLDKYCKSLVKQNEIYCVDTESTEIYVADTSKNEKCPDRNESFNIIHTIKDSQQLHHEQDKFGYDNYILATDADMTFTDRSILKVLHMCESDRTVGAVCGRTYPTGIQYPPIVWLQMFEYAKGKICAET, from the coding sequence ATGAATGACAGAATTATACAATGTAATAATTGTAGTATGTATGAAGCCGTATTGACTATGCAACATTTTGTCAGTAGAACTTTCAATACAATGGAGACACCAACATGCAATAAGTCGGCTGACAACAAAAGACGAATCTTTGTCTGTACTACAATGCATCAGGAATCATCACTAGAAATGGACAAATTACTGGCTAGTATACgaaacatttcatattcaaacCTTTTGAAAAGAGAGCATATTGTTTTGGAATCTCATATATTCTTAGATAATGGTGCTGATGGACAAACTATAAAGCAGTTTGGTCTTCAGTTAATGAGATTAATTGAAAACCAATGTATAACAAACATTAACCAAGGAGTCATGCTATTTACGCCATACGGATTACAGCTTTCCTGGGAAGTAAACAAAACAACACCATTGTTTGTGCACTTGAAAGATGTTTCTAAGGTCAAGGCGAAAAAGCGTTGGAGTCAAATAATGTATATGGAGTATATCTTACACTATCGTACGTCTAACTTTTGGAGGTACTCTGACAATTTCCCAATAAGACCACCTTATGCAGGTTTACATTCTATAGATACATGGAACTCGCCTGAAGAGTTATACGAAACCGCGCAACATGATTTTACACTTCTAGATAAGTATTGTAAGTCGTTAGTAAAACAAAATGAGATTTATTGTGTTGACACAGAATCGACAGAAATATATGTAGCCGATACGAGCAAAAATGAAAAGTGTCCAGATAGAAATGAATCATTTAACATTATTCACACCATAAAAGATTCACAACAATTGCACCACGAACAGGATAAATTTGGTTATGATAATTATATCCTTGCAACTGATGCTGATATGACGTTTACGGATAGAAGTATATTGAAAGTTTTACACATGTGTGAATCAGACCGGACTGTTGGGGCTGTCTGTGGTCGAACATATCCTACAGGAATTCAGTATCCTCCTATTGTCTGGCTGCAGATGTTCGAATATGCTAAAGGTAAAATATGTGCAGAAACATGA